The proteins below come from a single Aphanothece sacrum FPU1 genomic window:
- a CDS encoding DUF4058 family protein, protein MLSPFPGMNPYLEHPSLWAGIHHRLITAIADDLAPKLRPRYIVAIEERVYEVNGDTNLLVGVPDVLVQSSLSLGRSNQSDVGVALIPQPMEILLPIPEIMTEAYLEIRGVKTEEVVTIIEILSPKNKQVGIGRLQYETKRLKILGSGTHLVEIDLLRQGNSMAMVGNFGQNHYRIMVSHSETRPKAQLYGFNVRDKIPEFPVPLIASEPELMIDLNILLDEIYDHGSYDLRIDYSRPPIPPLSEPDMIWVKEILNNSEKN, encoded by the coding sequence ATGCTTTCTCCATTTCCAGGGATGAATCCCTATCTAGAACATCCTTCTCTGTGGGCAGGAATCCATCATCGGTTAATTACCGCGATCGCCGATGATCTCGCGCCTAAACTTCGTCCAAGGTACATTGTAGCCATCGAAGAACGGGTATATGAAGTGAATGGGGACACCAATCTTCTAGTAGGTGTACCCGATGTTTTGGTGCAAAGTTCCCTCTCTTTAGGGCGATCAAATCAATCTGATGTTGGGGTTGCCTTAATCCCTCAACCGATGGAGATATTGTTACCAATACCGGAGATTATGACAGAAGCTTATTTAGAAATTCGTGGGGTGAAAACTGAGGAAGTTGTGACCATTATTGAGATACTTTCTCCCAAAAATAAACAGGTAGGAATCGGACGATTGCAATACGAAACAAAGCGACTAAAAATTTTGGGGAGTGGGACTCATTTGGTTGAGATTGATTTGTTACGTCAAGGAAATTCTATGGCAATGGTGGGAAATTTTGGGCAAAATCATTATAGGATTATGGTTAGTCATAGTGAAACTCGGCCAAAGGCTCAACTTTATGGTTTTAATGTGCGCGATAAGATTCCTGAGTTTCCAGTGCCATTAATAGCTAGTGAACCAGAACTGATGATCGATCTTAATATATTGCTCGATGAAATTTATGATCACGGAAGCTATGACTTAAGAATAGATTACAGTCGTCCCCCGATTCCTCCTTTGTCAGAACCGGATATGATTTGGGTGAAGGAAATTTTAAATAATAGTGAGAAAAATTGA
- a CDS encoding carbon dioxide-concentrating mechanism protein CcmK has translation MPQAVGVIQTIGFPAVLAAADEMVKGGRVTLVYFDLAERGEFLVAIRGPVSEVERSMEAGIKAAENSFGGVVVSHYIVPNPPENVLAVLPLDYTDSVERFRV, from the coding sequence ATGCCCCAAGCTGTCGGTGTTATTCAAACAATAGGATTTCCTGCCGTCTTAGCGGCGGCAGATGAAATGGTCAAAGGTGGCAGAGTCACCCTAGTCTATTTTGATTTAGCAGAAAGAGGCGAATTTTTAGTTGCCATACGCGGCCCCGTTTCAGAAGTGGAAAGATCAATGGAAGCGGGAATAAAAGCTGCCGAAAACTCTTTTGGAGGTGTCGTAGTCAGTCATTATATTGTCCCTAATCCCCCAGAAAATGTACTCGCTGTTTTACCTTTAGATTATACGGATAGTGTAGAACGATTCCGAGTTTAA